A genomic segment from Acidobacteriota bacterium encodes:
- a CDS encoding ATP synthase F0 subunit C — MLMATLVVFTGPVLAQEAAKSTQFTFGEKKMGLGALAVAIAAFAGALGDGRAIAAACEGTARNPGAGGRIFTAMVLGLALIETLTLVTFAAAFLGL, encoded by the coding sequence ATGTTGATGGCCACCCTGGTGGTTTTTACTGGTCCAGTGCTCGCCCAGGAGGCTGCTAAATCAACCCAGTTTACCTTTGGTGAAAAGAAAATGGGCCTGGGTGCTCTGGCGGTGGCGATTGCCGCGTTTGCTGGTGCCCTGGGTGACGGTCGGGCGATTGCGGCAGCGTGCGAAGGCACTGCCCGCAACCCAGGAGCTGGTGGTCGGATCTTCACGGCAATGGTTCTCGGTCTCGCTCTGATCGAAACTCTGACGTTGGTGACCTTTGCCGCCGCGTTCCTCGGCCTGTAA